DNA from Terriglobia bacterium:
TCAAGAGGAACGATTGGCGTGACGCGCCCCGATGTCAGTTGGGCAGCCGCCGATCACCTACGCTGGCGACGTGATAACCGGGCGCGGCCCCGGCACGCGCCGCCGGGGCCAGCCTGGTGAGTCGCAATGGTGGGACAGGGGATCAGAAGACGTAGGCCACGTTGTGGCCGCGGACTTCCAGGGCGAACGTGTCGCCGTTGCCCGCGAAATCCGCGAAGTTGAGGGTCTCCCGCTGCTCCACGGCTTCTACCGGAGCGCCCGCGGCAATCCGGCCCAGCAGCGGAATCTCACCGCCCGGAGCCTTTGACCGCCGCTGTTCCTGCATATAGCGCGGAGCCAGTTCGAGCGACCGGCTCTGGTTGAACCCCCGCTTCAGATAGCTCTTCGCCTCCAGCACCGAAATGTGTTTGTGGACCGTCGCCAGAGACGCCAGGTCGAGCCCGCGTGCGATTTCTTCGTAGCTCGGGCAGTAGCCGTTTTCATCGACGAACGCCGAGATGAAATCAAGGACTTCTTTTTGCCTCTTGGTCAGAGCCATGAATTGTACCTTGCCTTCATTGTGGGCGAACAAAACACGAAAATCAAGCGAAAACTATCGTCGCCCTCGCGTTCAGCGCTGAAACCGGCCCATGCAGGCCGTTTCTTCCAGCACCTTGCCCGCCAGCGCTGCATCGAATTGCCTGCGCCGCGCGCCCTCCGCAAGTCCCAGGCTCTCCACCTTGAGCGCGTACAACCGGAAGTAATACCGGTGCGCCTTTCCCGGCGGAGGGCACGGTCCGCCGTAACCCGGCTTGCCGAAATCGTTCGTGCCCGCCAGTCCCACCCGCGCCGCGCCTTGCGCCAGGGTGTGCACCCCGGCCGGAATGTCGTATAGCATCCAGTGCGTCCACGTGCCCATCGGCGCGTCCGGGTCCTCCACCAGCAGCGCGAAACTGCGCTTTCCGCCCGGCGCGCCCGACCATTCGAGCGACGGCGAGACGTCCGCGCCGCTGCACGTGTGCACCTTGGGAATCCATCCGCCTTCGGCGAATGCACTCGAGAAAATCACAAACGCCATCAGAAGTTCCTCCG
Protein-coding regions in this window:
- a CDS encoding YbhB/YbcL family Raf kinase inhibitor-like protein, with the translated sequence MAFVIFSSAFAEGGWIPKVHTCSGADVSPSLEWSGAPGGKRSFALLVEDPDAPMGTWTHWMLYDIPAGVHTLAQGAARVGLAGTNDFGKPGYGGPCPPPGKAHRYYFRLYALKVESLGLAEGARRRQFDAALAGKVLEETACMGRFQR